Proteins encoded in a region of the Clostridium beijerinckii genome:
- a CDS encoding helix-turn-helix domain-containing protein: MINLNNINYIDIGKRIKAERERNGLTREKFSELVSISPTYLSQIELGQRHPSLPTTIKIASTLHISLDFLVYGERALNVNKDDLIDIINHAHEKDLYVLKEILTAILPSVKY; the protein is encoded by the coding sequence ATGATAAACTTGAATAATATTAATTATATAGATATTGGAAAACGTATAAAAGCTGAAAGAGAACGCAACGGCTTAACTAGAGAAAAGTTTTCAGAATTGGTTAGTATATCTCCAACTTATTTAAGCCAGATTGAATTGGGGCAACGTCACCCGTCGCTTCCGACTACAATTAAGATTGCTTCAACTCTACATATTTCTTTGGACTTTTTAGTTTACGGCGAAAGAGCCCTTAATGTTAATAAAGATGACTTGATAGATATAATAAATCATGCTCATGAGAAAGATTTATATGTACTAAAAGAGATTCTTACCGCTATCCTTCCATCCGTAAAATATTAA
- a CDS encoding aspartyl-phosphate phosphatase Spo0E family protein — protein MEELEVKIESVREYLNKLVGEGDICRNDEIICISIKLNHLINQYYISKKY, from the coding sequence ATGGAAGAATTGGAAGTTAAAATAGAATCTGTTAGAGAGTATCTAAACAAACTAGTTGGTGAAGGAGATATTTGTAGAAATGATGAGATAATTTGCATTAGCATTAAATTGAATCACCTTATTAATCAGTACTACATAAGCAAAAAATACTAG
- a CDS encoding bacteriohemerythrin, giving the protein MDLIWDKMWSVGVDKIDRQHKELFNRINLLVCSMKSAKGKEEMITTLNFLEEYVIRHFNDEEEIQKKNNYPNYEIQHKEHEIFKNNLKELRKVFETTGVSTLFVISEQQKMSHWWRKHVIELDKDIGKFLMDV; this is encoded by the coding sequence ATGGATTTAATATGGGATAAAATGTGGTCGGTTGGTGTTGATAAGATAGATAGACAACACAAAGAATTGTTTAATAGAATTAATTTACTTGTATGTTCTATGAAAAGTGCAAAAGGAAAAGAGGAGATGATTACAACTTTGAATTTTCTTGAAGAGTATGTAATTAGACATTTCAACGATGAGGAGGAAATTCAAAAGAAAAATAATTATCCTAATTATGAGATTCAGCATAAGGAACATGAAATTTTCAAAAATAATTTAAAAGAATTGAGAAAAGTGTTCGAAACTACAGGCGTATCTACGTTATTTGTAATAAGCGAACAACAAAAAATGTCCCATTGGTGGCGAAAACATGTAATAGAATTGGATAAAGATATAGGCAAGTTTCTTATGGATGTTTAA
- a CDS encoding hybrid sensor histidine kinase/response regulator translates to MRKKYICLLFGLIIILIFSTGYFVSKSFYNKAPLVKNGFIDLSDWDFNKDGNVKLDGYWEFYPNELLSPSDINNEVALHKFYINTPGPWRNQIPNDVISDKGIGTYRVKIKINKSVLMYGIKTTHIRSANKIFVNGKEIGQRGNPEPSFEEGYFSDIQRTVTCFKPEGDTLDVIIQVANLDYFSGGIIQSVFFGDYEEILDYYIIFIVLDIANILILGIFGVYYIGIYLKNIRQKKFLYIGSICIIYAFVSSTVNEKIFNKIFSFMPYFGILKIKLALISLSIYLVLLLIRKCGNDFITRKNIKIAKYIIFASIFAVLLIPMELVGLFENIVDIINILISVLVALSIMKAIYHKRYGEIGKKGTILLLCGVIAALTQYCIFVLYYSSIIKSNVIPFITYFIFLLAVLVIILKQHINAYNKIQTINSDLISLDKLRNEFLISTSHEFKTPLHGIINIAQTILNKNDRNTAKVDENLAYIISTTTRLSSLVNDIIDFQSMQNEDFKVNKKVFDINGIVQAVFDILAYMRKNEEIQLINSVPIGEYYVYTDENRFKQILFNLIVNSLKYTENGFIQIKADVVEKNYINITIEDTGIGIDEKYHDEIFERNIDIDKNVFNGIFPSGLGLSISKLLASRIGGELYLKWSEPDKGSIFVVKMPKTNENSDVIRQEEQNIKNNIITSRSDEKLSTNILCETTENKSNGEKLKILLVDDDVCNIKVLQEIFYDSNYETLVAYNGADALELVKKHKDISIVLLDVMMPGLSGYDVCKRIREEYKLFELPILLLTVRSTPDDIALGFEAGANDFLIKPFNFMELKARVTTLQKMRIAVKEALKMETVFLQSQIKPHFLYNALSVIVSLCYRDGKKAGELLGELSKYLRFTFDIDPYNSFISLKEEISFVRSYVKLEKARFGERLEFEFDIDEECLQNTIPALVIQPLVENSIRHGLVKRISGGIVKISIKKSNNYIKIVIQDDGVGIDSEKLKGLLDYSISINSGLKNVNKRLINEYGHGIIIESKVGQGTTSTINIPVKLNI, encoded by the coding sequence TTGAGAAAGAAATATATATGTCTACTATTTGGATTGATAATTATATTAATATTTTCCACAGGTTATTTTGTGAGTAAAAGTTTCTATAATAAAGCTCCTCTAGTTAAAAATGGGTTTATAGATCTTTCGGATTGGGATTTTAATAAGGACGGAAATGTAAAATTAGATGGATATTGGGAGTTCTATCCTAATGAACTTTTATCTCCTTCAGATATTAATAATGAAGTGGCATTACATAAGTTTTACATTAACACTCCTGGCCCGTGGAGAAACCAAATTCCAAATGATGTGATATCTGATAAAGGAATTGGAACTTATAGAGTAAAAATTAAGATAAATAAAAGTGTCTTAATGTATGGTATAAAGACTACTCATATACGGTCAGCAAACAAAATATTTGTGAACGGAAAAGAAATTGGACAAAGAGGTAACCCAGAGCCAAGTTTTGAAGAAGGATATTTTTCAGATATTCAACGGACTGTTACATGCTTTAAGCCAGAAGGAGATACTTTAGATGTTATTATTCAGGTAGCAAATTTAGATTATTTTAGTGGAGGTATAATCCAAAGTGTTTTCTTCGGAGATTATGAAGAAATATTAGATTACTATATCATATTTATCGTATTAGATATAGCAAATATATTAATTTTAGGTATCTTTGGGGTGTACTACATTGGAATTTATTTAAAAAATATTAGACAAAAGAAATTTTTATATATTGGAAGCATATGTATAATTTATGCTTTTGTTTCATCCACGGTAAATGAAAAGATATTTAATAAAATTTTTTCCTTTATGCCGTATTTTGGAATTTTGAAAATAAAGCTAGCATTAATAAGCTTGAGTATATATCTAGTTCTCTTACTTATACGAAAATGTGGCAATGATTTTATTACTAGAAAAAATATAAAAATAGCAAAGTATATAATTTTTGCTAGTATTTTTGCAGTTTTACTAATACCAATGGAACTTGTGGGATTATTTGAAAATATAGTTGATATAATAAATATATTAATTTCTGTTCTTGTGGCTCTATCAATTATGAAAGCAATTTATCATAAAAGATATGGAGAAATAGGGAAAAAAGGAACAATACTTTTGCTTTGTGGAGTTATTGCGGCTTTAACTCAATATTGCATTTTTGTATTATACTATTCTTCAATAATTAAGAGCAACGTAATTCCCTTTATTACATACTTTATTTTCTTACTTGCGGTTTTGGTTATTATTTTGAAACAACATATAAATGCATATAATAAAATTCAGACAATAAATAGCGATTTAATATCATTAGATAAGTTAAGAAATGAATTTTTAATCAGCACTTCTCATGAGTTTAAAACTCCTTTGCATGGAATAATAAATATTGCCCAGACTATTTTAAATAAAAATGATAGAAACACAGCAAAGGTAGATGAAAATTTAGCATACATAATATCCACAACGACAAGATTATCAAGCCTTGTAAATGATATAATTGACTTTCAAAGTATGCAGAATGAAGATTTCAAGGTTAATAAAAAAGTATTTGATATTAATGGTATTGTACAGGCAGTATTTGATATTTTGGCTTATATGAGAAAGAATGAAGAAATACAGTTAATTAATAGTGTGCCAATTGGAGAATATTATGTTTATACAGATGAAAATAGGTTTAAGCAAATTTTATTTAATCTTATAGTTAACTCTTTGAAATACACTGAAAATGGATTTATTCAAATTAAAGCTGATGTAGTAGAAAAGAATTATATTAATATAACGATTGAAGATACAGGTATAGGCATTGACGAAAAGTATCATGATGAAATATTTGAAAGAAACATTGATATAGATAAAAATGTTTTTAATGGAATATTTCCATCTGGACTTGGACTTTCTATTTCTAAGTTGCTTGCATCTAGAATTGGTGGGGAACTGTATCTGAAGTGGTCAGAACCAGATAAAGGCTCAATATTTGTTGTAAAGATGCCTAAAACAAACGAAAATAGTGATGTCATTAGACAAGAAGAACAGAATATTAAAAATAACATCATTACCTCAAGGAGCGATGAAAAACTTAGTACTAATATATTGTGTGAAACAACCGAAAATAAAAGCAATGGAGAAAAGCTAAAGATTTTACTTGTTGATGATGATGTATGCAATATCAAAGTTTTACAAGAAATATTTTATGACAGTAATTATGAAACTTTAGTTGCGTATAACGGGGCAGATGCCTTAGAATTAGTTAAAAAACATAAAGATATATCAATTGTATTACTTGACGTAATGATGCCAGGATTATCTGGCTACGATGTGTGTAAAAGGATAAGAGAAGAGTACAAGCTATTTGAACTTCCAATATTACTTTTAACAGTCAGAAGTACACCAGATGATATAGCATTAGGTTTTGAAGCAGGTGCTAACGATTTTTTAATCAAACCTTTTAATTTTATGGAATTAAAAGCTAGAGTAACAACTCTCCAAAAAATGAGAATTGCAGTAAAAGAAGCTTTGAAAATGGAAACTGTATTTTTACAATCTCAAATAAAACCTCATTTTTTGTATAATGCTTTAAGTGTTATTGTTTCACTGTGCTATAGAGATGGGAAAAAGGCAGGAGAGCTTCTTGGAGAATTAAGCAAATATTTACGTTTCACCTTTGATATAGACCCTTACAATTCGTTTATAAGCTTAAAGGAAGAAATATCTTTTGTCAGATCTTATGTGAAGTTAGAGAAGGCTAGGTTTGGGGAAAGGCTTGAATTTGAATTTGATATTGATGAAGAGTGTTTGCAAAATACTATTCCAGCATTAGTTATACAACCTCTAGTAGAGAATTCAATACGCCATGGATTAGTGAAACGCATTTCTGGCGGTATAGTAAAGATATCTATTAAGAAAAGTAATAATTATATTAAAATTGTAATACAGGATGATGGAGTAGGGATAGATTCTGAAAAGTTGAAGGGATTATTGGATTATAGTATATCAATAAATAGTGGATTGAAAAATGTTAACAAAAGACTTATAAATGAGTATGGACATGGTATAATTATCGAAAGTAAGGTAGGGCAAGGAACTACTTCTACAATAAATATACCTGTGAAATTAAATATTTAA
- a CDS encoding response regulator yields MIKAMVVDDETLTNDHICELIRDTSAEVEGYTNPHEALDNIKRFKPDVLFLDIEMPEINGLQFAEMVNSSGYECEIVFITAYNQYALNAFRVNAIDYLLKPIIVEELYSSIERVKKRRFLNSNVCPNKKIKISLFGGVSIYIGEEKKPIRWMTAKSAEIFAFMLLGKDNKEISKWRLMNEVWPDKDKEKADINLRSTISRLNKTFRENSIKISIISTGNGYKLQVAEPDIRIDAFELENLVFNITEINASNLEGYEGIILDYKYMLLEDFNSDWCYFERENYHRYFLNGARKLVKYYKDINAEPIKILKLVELIIKYEPYDEEMRENALMLHYKIGGIKKAEKYYNEYYEMMENDLQMEPSAAVKELYKYISDH; encoded by the coding sequence ATGATTAAGGCAATGGTGGTAGATGATGAAACTTTAACTAATGATCATATTTGTGAATTAATTAGAGATACAAGTGCTGAAGTTGAAGGATATACAAATCCTCATGAAGCTCTTGATAATATAAAGAGATTTAAACCTGATGTGTTGTTTTTAGATATAGAAATGCCGGAAATTAATGGATTACAGTTTGCAGAAATGGTTAATTCAAGTGGATATGAATGTGAAATTGTATTTATTACAGCTTATAATCAATATGCACTCAATGCATTTCGAGTTAATGCTATAGATTATTTGTTAAAGCCAATCATAGTTGAAGAACTATATAGTTCAATTGAACGTGTGAAAAAGAGAAGATTTTTAAATTCTAATGTCTGTCCAAATAAAAAGATAAAAATTTCTTTATTTGGAGGGGTATCTATATATATAGGAGAAGAAAAGAAACCTATTAGGTGGATGACAGCTAAAAGTGCTGAAATCTTTGCGTTCATGCTTCTAGGTAAAGATAATAAGGAGATATCTAAATGGAGATTAATGAACGAAGTATGGCCAGATAAGGATAAAGAAAAAGCAGATATTAATCTTAGAAGTACAATTAGCCGATTAAATAAAACTTTTAGAGAAAATTCTATAAAAATTTCAATCATATCTACTGGAAATGGATATAAGTTACAAGTAGCAGAACCAGATATAAGAATAGACGCATTTGAATTAGAAAACTTAGTATTTAATATAACTGAAATAAATGCTTCTAACTTAGAAGGCTATGAAGGTATTATTCTTGATTATAAATATATGCTTCTTGAAGATTTCAATAGTGATTGGTGCTATTTTGAAAGAGAAAATTATCATAGATATTTTTTGAATGGAGCACGTAAACTTGTAAAATATTATAAGGATATTAATGCTGAGCCAATTAAGATTTTAAAACTTGTTGAGCTTATTATTAAATATGAGCCTTACGATGAGGAAATGAGAGAAAATGCGTTGATGCTTCATTATAAGATCGGTGGAATAAAAAAAGCAGAAAAATATTATAATGAGTACTATGAAATGATGGAAAATGATTTGCAGATGGAGCCATCAGCAGCTGTAAAAGAATTATACAAATACATTTCAGATCACTAG
- the minE gene encoding cell division topological specificity factor MinE yields the protein MMNLFSSTSSSNGLERERLKLILVHDKTDISSDVLDTIREEILEVIDRHIKTDNSCKKMMLTQDTVNIDNYSILIASIPMK from the coding sequence ATGATGAATTTATTTTCTTCAACTTCTTCATCAAATGGTCTAGAGAGGGAGAGGCTAAAACTTATATTGGTACATGATAAAACTGATATATCTAGTGATGTTTTAGATACTATAAGAGAGGAAATACTAGAGGTAATTGATAGACATATAAAAACAGACAATTCATGCAAAAAAATGATGTTAACACAAGATACTGTAAATATAGATAATTATTCCATATTAATTGCTAGTATACCTATGAAATAA
- a CDS encoding cupin domain-containing protein, which produces MDLESIKDSIVKNIYHISEGQEVELYNHLEYDEVFYCIKGEGFGVLDDSEIELRVGKPFVVPAGVLHSLRTDSNLYVASFLIPVLEQ; this is translated from the coding sequence ATGGATTTAGAAAGTATTAAGGATTCTATTGTGAAAAATATATATCATATTTCAGAAGGTCAAGAAGTCGAACTATATAATCATTTAGAGTATGATGAAGTTTTTTATTGTATCAAAGGTGAAGGCTTTGGAGTGCTTGACGATAGTGAAATAGAATTAAGAGTTGGAAAGCCTTTTGTTGTTCCGGCGGGAGTCTTGCACTCATTACGAACTGACAGCAATTTATATGTTGCGTCTTTCTTAATTCCGGTACTTGAACAATAA
- a CDS encoding arsenate reductase family protein, whose translation MSYLFVEYPKCTTCKRAKKWLDEHQVEYEDRHIVDNNPKIEELQEWIKKSGLPIKKFFNTSGTLYKEMNLSQKLKELSEEEQVKLLSTNGMLVKRPIVVGDDFVLVGFRDESLWEESLLKG comes from the coding sequence ATGTCTTATTTATTCGTAGAGTATCCAAAATGTACAACTTGCAAACGAGCAAAAAAGTGGCTCGATGAACATCAAGTTGAATATGAGGATAGACATATAGTTGATAACAATCCTAAAATAGAAGAACTTCAAGAATGGATAAAGAAAAGTGGCTTGCCAATTAAAAAGTTTTTTAACACAAGTGGAACTTTATATAAAGAGATGAATTTAAGTCAAAAGCTTAAAGAACTTTCAGAAGAAGAACAAGTAAAGCTTTTATCAACAAACGGAATGTTGGTTAAGCGCCCTATTGTAGTTGGAGATGACTTTGTACTTGTTGGTTTTAGAGATGAGAGTTTATGGGAAGAGTCACTTTTGAAAGGCTAG
- a CDS encoding 2-isopropylmalate synthase produces the protein MENFQKYKRMYFMPPKVTYDWVKKDYIDKAPRWCSVDLRDGNQSLIEPMSLEEKLEFFNMLVKIGFKEIEVGFPAASETEYQFIRTLIEKNMIPNDVSIQVLTQAREHIIRKTFQAVKGAPHAVIHLYNSTSVAQREQVFGKSKDEIKQLAVNGAKLLKEIAEEEKGNYSFQYSPESFPGTEVDYAVEVCNAVLDVWKPTKEEKAIINIPTTVENAMPHVFACQVEYIHKNLKYRDAVTLCLHPHNDRGSGVSDAEFGILAGADRIEGTLFGNGERTGNLDIVTVAMNLYSHGVDPNLNFRNMPEIVENYERLTNMQVSMRQPYAGELVFTAFSGSHQDAISKGIKWRENKECTYWEVPYLPIDPMDVGRQYDSDVIRINSQSGKGGVAYILQKNFGISLPKQMQEAFGYTVKDVSDKAHRELTPEGIYKILEEKFIRNSHVFQIPECHFIQGEEMAADTTICHGGKIQCITAHGNGRLDAVSNAIKQYFDIDYELDVYEEHSLTRGSSSKAVTYVGIKCHNKLYWGVGIENDIINSSIAALAVAVNQLEEIKNMKRSDSRMTEVLNYIQSNYKTVTLEKLSETFYLSKPYLSKYIKESTNSTFVDIVKQIRMDKAKSLLKGSGMTVENIAEQVGYENVEHFIRLFKKAYGITPVEFRNNIPKRMEQ, from the coding sequence ATGGAAAATTTTCAAAAATATAAAAGAATGTATTTTATGCCACCAAAAGTGACATATGATTGGGTGAAAAAAGATTATATAGATAAAGCGCCTAGATGGTGCAGTGTTGATTTACGTGATGGAAATCAATCATTAATTGAACCTATGAGTTTAGAAGAAAAGTTAGAATTTTTTAATATGTTAGTAAAAATAGGCTTTAAAGAAATTGAAGTAGGATTTCCAGCGGCTTCTGAAACTGAATATCAATTTATAAGAACATTAATTGAGAAAAATATGATTCCTAATGATGTCTCAATTCAGGTATTAACTCAGGCTAGAGAACATATCATTAGAAAGACTTTTCAGGCGGTTAAAGGGGCTCCGCATGCAGTAATTCATTTATATAACTCAACTTCAGTTGCACAAAGAGAGCAGGTCTTTGGCAAATCTAAGGATGAAATTAAGCAGCTTGCTGTAAATGGGGCAAAACTTCTAAAAGAAATAGCAGAAGAAGAAAAAGGTAACTATTCATTTCAATATAGCCCAGAAAGTTTTCCGGGAACAGAAGTAGATTATGCGGTAGAAGTATGTAATGCAGTATTAGATGTTTGGAAGCCGACAAAAGAAGAGAAGGCAATCATTAATATTCCTACAACAGTTGAAAATGCAATGCCTCATGTATTTGCCTGCCAAGTTGAATATATTCACAAAAACTTAAAGTATAGGGATGCTGTAACTTTATGCTTACATCCACATAATGATAGAGGAAGTGGAGTGAGTGATGCAGAGTTTGGTATACTTGCAGGCGCAGATAGAATAGAAGGAACTCTATTTGGTAATGGTGAGAGGACCGGGAATTTAGATATTGTTACAGTTGCTATGAATCTTTATTCTCATGGTGTAGATCCTAATTTGAATTTTAGAAATATGCCTGAAATAGTTGAAAATTATGAGAGATTAACCAATATGCAAGTAAGTATGCGTCAACCATATGCTGGTGAATTAGTATTTACTGCCTTTTCAGGTTCTCATCAGGATGCTATTTCGAAGGGAATAAAGTGGCGTGAAAATAAAGAGTGTACGTATTGGGAAGTTCCGTATTTACCTATTGATCCAATGGATGTTGGGCGTCAATATGATTCAGATGTTATCCGCATTAACAGTCAATCAGGTAAAGGTGGAGTGGCTTATATATTACAAAAGAATTTCGGAATATCACTTCCAAAACAGATGCAGGAAGCATTTGGGTATACAGTAAAGGATGTATCAGATAAGGCTCATAGAGAATTAACACCAGAAGGAATTTATAAAATTTTAGAAGAGAAGTTTATTCGTAACTCCCATGTATTTCAAATTCCAGAATGTCATTTTATACAAGGAGAGGAGATGGCAGCCGATACTACAATTTGTCATGGTGGGAAAATACAATGTATAACAGCGCATGGAAACGGAAGATTAGATGCAGTTAGCAATGCAATTAAACAGTATTTTGATATTGATTATGAATTAGATGTGTATGAAGAACATTCATTAACAAGAGGGTCATCATCGAAAGCTGTTACTTATGTGGGAATTAAATGCCATAACAAGCTTTATTGGGGTGTAGGAATAGAAAATGATATTATTAATTCATCAATTGCCGCTTTAGCAGTAGCAGTTAATCAACTAGAAGAGATTAAGAATATGAAAAGATCAGATAGTAGAATGACAGAGGTATTGAATTATATTCAATCAAACTATAAGACGGTCACATTAGAAAAGCTTTCAGAAACTTTTTACTTATCTAAGCCTTACTTATCGAAATATATTAAAGAAAGCACAAATAGTACTTTTGTGGATATAGTAAAACAAATTAGAATGGATAAAGCTAAGAGCCTACTTAAAGGCAGTGGAATGACAGTAGAAAATATTGCAGAGCAAGTTGGTTATGAAAATGTAGAGCATTTTATTAGATTGTTTAAGAAAGCATATGGAATAACTCCGGTAGAATTTAGAAATAATATACCTAAGCGAATGGAGCAATAA
- a CDS encoding YnfA family protein — MEIIKSILYFILAGIFEIGGGYLIWIWLRDGRSYLYGVIGAVILILYGIIPTLQPSNANFGKVYAAYGGIFIVMSILWGWKIDNIVPDKFDLIGGCIALVGVIVIMYAPRG; from the coding sequence ATGGAGATTATAAAATCAATATTATATTTTATATTGGCTGGAATATTTGAAATTGGAGGTGGATATCTTATATGGATATGGTTACGCGATGGAAGAAGCTATTTATATGGAGTTATAGGGGCGGTCATATTAATTTTATATGGAATAATTCCTACGTTACAGCCTTCAAATGCTAATTTTGGTAAGGTATATGCAGCATATGGAGGAATATTTATTGTAATGTCAATTTTATGGGGATGGAAAATTGATAATATAGTACCTGATAAGTTTGATTTAATTGGTGGATGTATAGCTCTAGTAGGTGTTATTGTAATTATGTATGCACCCAGAGGATAG
- a CDS encoding sigma-54-dependent Fis family transcriptional regulator, with translation MENKELLIENSHKRSESYGVEKNSDHSNKILTGEELENILTINKELIEVSKIYIDMVFSAVMDNEFIIVLTDKNGCILYIKGAEENNSKLGGNNLEVGAYMDEQNIGTNAMGTAIKEDRCIQITATEHYIKRFHNLTCSAAPIHNTKGEIIGTLNLTGRRDMKHPHTLGLVVFGVKAIENELDKKGIRDILNQTYNYMESVIDNVDKGIMIVNKEYKVININKLGVEIFNIDKDLIISQDIHYILPDLGNVIEELENHNGDIIKELKLKHTSRHKIRLLFKGLKHKDNIIGMVVTISYEKEGKDNKNATGAFFTFNDIIGDSAAIVNVITNCKVIANSPSTVLIQGESGTGKEILAQAMHNYSLRRRNKFVAINCGAIPANIIESELFGYEDGTFTGGKRGGNPGKFEIASGGTLFLDEIGEMPLDAQVKLLRVLQNGRVTRLGGSKEIPIDVRVIAATNKNLKREVQKGNFREDLYYRLCVIPITLPPLRERKGDVKMLIDFFLRIKSFQLNKSIPELDKSLYNKLLDYDWPGNIRELENYIENIVNLDGRSSFNLWEFEDNQSVEIDKTYDRKILKDDFLSKEIWEDDQTNGFLKNVNTEKTEYMVNTLNLEELEMKAIHEAVRINNHNMTKAAKTLGISRNTLYLKLKKRK, from the coding sequence ATGGAGAATAAAGAACTATTAATTGAAAACTCACATAAGAGAAGTGAAAGTTATGGAGTTGAAAAAAATTCAGATCACTCAAATAAGATTCTTACTGGTGAAGAATTAGAAAATATATTAACTATTAATAAAGAATTAATAGAAGTATCTAAAATATACATAGATATGGTATTTTCAGCAGTTATGGATAATGAATTTATTATAGTGTTAACAGATAAAAATGGGTGCATTCTATATATTAAAGGAGCAGAAGAAAATAATAGTAAGCTTGGAGGGAATAATCTTGAAGTTGGGGCTTATATGGACGAGCAAAATATAGGTACTAATGCAATGGGAACAGCAATTAAAGAAGACAGGTGTATTCAGATAACTGCAACTGAGCATTACATAAAAAGGTTCCACAATTTAACATGCTCTGCTGCACCTATTCATAATACAAAGGGAGAAATTATTGGAACATTGAACTTAACAGGTAGAAGAGATATGAAGCATCCACATACTTTAGGATTAGTTGTTTTTGGTGTAAAGGCAATCGAAAATGAATTGGACAAGAAGGGGATACGCGACATATTGAATCAAACCTATAACTATATGGAGAGTGTCATAGATAATGTTGATAAAGGCATCATGATAGTAAATAAAGAGTATAAAGTAATAAATATAAATAAACTTGGAGTAGAGATATTTAATATAGATAAGGATTTGATAATAAGTCAAGATATACATTATATTTTGCCTGATTTGGGAAATGTAATAGAGGAACTTGAAAACCATAATGGTGATATTATAAAGGAATTAAAATTAAAACATACAAGCAGACATAAAATAAGGTTGCTTTTTAAAGGTCTTAAACATAAAGATAATATTATAGGTATGGTTGTAACAATAAGTTATGAAAAAGAAGGAAAAGACAACAAAAATGCAACAGGGGCATTTTTTACTTTTAATGATATAATTGGAGATAGTGCAGCCATTGTTAATGTGATAACTAACTGTAAGGTTATTGCAAATAGTCCTTCAACTGTTCTAATTCAAGGGGAAAGTGGAACCGGTAAAGAAATATTAGCACAGGCTATGCATAATTATAGTTTGCGAAGAAGAAATAAATTTGTTGCAATAAATTGTGGAGCTATACCAGCTAATATAATAGAAAGTGAATTGTTTGGGTATGAGGATGGGACTTTTACAGGAGGAAAAAGAGGCGGAAATCCAGGTAAGTTTGAGATTGCAAGCGGAGGTACTTTGTTTTTGGACGAAATTGGGGAAATGCCGCTTGATGCACAGGTTAAGCTGTTAAGAGTGCTTCAAAATGGAAGAGTTACAAGACTTGGTGGAAGCAAAGAGATTCCTATAGATGTAAGAGTTATAGCAGCAACTAATAAAAATTTAAAAAGAGAAGTTCAAAAAGGGAATTTTAGAGAAGATTTATACTATAGATTATGTGTAATTCCAATCACTTTACCGCCTTTAAGAGAGAGAAAAGGCGATGTGAAAATGCTTATTGACTTCTTCTTAAGGATTAAATCTTTTCAGTTGAATAAATCAATACCAGAGCTTGATAAAAGTTTATATAATAAGTTATTAGACTATGATTGGCCTGGAAATATAAGAGAGCTTGAAAATTATATTGAGAATATAGTAAATTTAGATGGACGATCATCTTTTAATTTATGGGAATTTGAAGACAATCAAAGTGTTGAGATAGACAAAACATATGATAGGAAAATATTAAAAGATGATTTTTTAAGTAAAGAGATATGGGAAGACGATCAGACAAATGGCTTTTTAAAGAATGTTAATACTGAAAAGACTGAGTATATGGTGAATACTTTAAACTTAGAAGAACTTGAAATGAAAGCAATCCATGAAGCTGTAAGAATAAATAATCATAATATGACAAAAGCGGCTAAAACTTTAGGTATAAGTAGAAACACTCTATATCTAAAATTAAAAAAACGTAAATAA